Below is a window of Pseudoalteromonas undina DNA.
CGTCAAACTCTTGCTTAAGTTGTCCTTCGCCGGCAGGCTCCATATGTTCAACAATAAGCTGGTAGTCACCACGGGGCTCGTACAAAGATACACGTGCTTTAACGGTTACTTGTGCGCCGTTAATTGGTCGGTAACTTTGGTTGCGATTATTGCCTCGCCACATGGCGGCTTTAATTTGCGCTTTATCGTCTTTTAACGAAAAATACCAATGCCCAGAAGCAGGCGCAATAAAGTTAGAAATTTCACCTGTGAGTATTAAAGACGCAAAACCTTGTTCAAGTAAGGCACGTATTTCACGATTAAGGCGAGATACGGTATAAACCGTTTGCGAGGGCTTAGAAAACATAAAAACTACCAAAAAACATTTATAAATCTAGCTTATCATAAATAAATACAAAATATTATTTACTAGTGCCTACAACGCTGTTAAAATTTGGCCGCAATTCCTTATCTTAGATCCACATGTGAGAAGTTGCCAAAATGCTTAGAATCGCTAAAGAAGCTCTTACCTTTGATGACGTACTTTTAGTACCTGGTCATTCTACTGTTTTGCCACATACGGCAAATATTTCAACTCGCTTAACGCGTGGTATCAAACTTAACTTGCCGCTCATTTCAGCATCTATGGATACTGTTACAGAAGCTCGTTTAGCTATTGCCCTCGCGCAGGAAGGTGGTCTTGGTTTTATTCATAAAAACATGACCATTGCAGAACAAGCGAAAAATGTTCGTAAAGTTAAAACCTATGAAGCAGGTATTGTTTCATACCCTGTTACAGTAACCGCCGATCTGACTATTGCAGATGCCGTTGAGCTGTCTCAGGAAAAGGGATTCTCAGGTTTTCCGGTCACCGATAGCGAAAATAACCTTGTAGGTATTGTAACTAGTCGTGATATGCGCTTTGAAACTAAGCTTGAACAGCCGGTTTCAACAGTGATGACGAAAAAAGAAAACCTAGTAACGGTTAAAGAGGGAACTGCTCGCGAAGATATCTTAAGCTTAATGCACGAACACCGCATTGAGAAGATTCTTGTGGTTGATGATGCGTTTAAACTTAAAGGCATGATCACCGTAAAAGATTACCAAAAAGCACAAGACAAACCAGATGCATGTAAAGACGAGCAAGGTCGTTTACGTGTAGGTGCTGCGGTAGGCGTTGGCGCAGGCACTGATGAGCGAATTGCTGCATTAGTTGAAGCCGGTGTTGATGTACTACTAATCGATACTTCTCATGGTCACTCTCAAGGTGTTATTGACCGTGTTGCAGCGACTCGTCAAGCTTACCCAGACTTACAAATTGTTGCGGGTAACGTGGCAACTGCCGAAGGTGCTATTGCCCTTGCAGATGCCGGTGTTGATGCTGTCAAAGTAGGTATCGGCCCAGGTTCTATTTGTACTACACGTATTGTTACTGGTTGTGGTGTACCACAAATAACAGCCATTTCAGATGCGGTTGAAGGCCTTAAAGGTCGCGATATTCCAGTGATTGCCGATGGCGGTATTCGTTTTTCTGGTGATATTGTAAAAGCATTGGTTGCGGGTGCATCGTGTGTAATGGTTGGCTCTATGCTCGCGGGTACTGAAGAAGCACCAGGTGAAGTTGAACTTTATCAAGGTCGCTACTACAAGTCTTACCGTGGTATGGGTAGCTTAGGTGCGATGGATCAAAAAGAAGGTTCATCAGATCGCTACTTCCAAAAATCAAACCAAGCTGACAAGTTAGTACCTGAAGGTATTGAAGGTCGTGTTGCTTATAAAGGGCCAATTGCAACCATTATTCACCAACAAGTGGGTGGTCTTCGCAGTGCAATGGGCTTAACCGGTTGTGCCACAATCGAAGAGTTAAACACTAAACCACAGTTTGTACGTGTAACTTCTGCTGGTATGGGTGAGTCGCATGTTCATGATGTGCAAATCACTAAAGAAGCACCGAACTACCGTTTAGGCTAATCAGCCTTAACAACTTGAAATAAGTGGGCTAACCTTTGTTAGCCCTAATATAGTCACACAGCTTAAGCTGGTGGCGTTTAGCACCTGACTTTACGAGATACTTCATGAGCAAAGACATTCACGATTCACGAATCCTCATTTTAGATTTTGGTTCACAATACACGCAGTTAATTGCCCGTCGCGTACGCGAAATTGGTGTTTACTGTGAGCTTTGGGCTTGGGATGTAACCGAAGAGCAAATTCGCGAGTTTAACCCACAAGGTATTATCCTTTCAGGTGGCCCAGAATCAACTACGCTTGAAAACAGCCCGCGTGCTCCTGAGTATGTATTTAATGCAGGCGTCCCCGTACTTGGTATTTGTTACGGTATGCAAACTATGGCAACGCAGCTTGGCGGCCGTGTACATAGCTCAGATAAAAAAGAATTTGGTTACGCACAAGTTGAAAAAGTGGGTAACTGTGCATTATTTGATGCCATTGAAGATCATATTACTGATGGCGGCAATGGT
It encodes the following:
- the guaB gene encoding IMP dehydrogenase, translating into MLRIAKEALTFDDVLLVPGHSTVLPHTANISTRLTRGIKLNLPLISASMDTVTEARLAIALAQEGGLGFIHKNMTIAEQAKNVRKVKTYEAGIVSYPVTVTADLTIADAVELSQEKGFSGFPVTDSENNLVGIVTSRDMRFETKLEQPVSTVMTKKENLVTVKEGTAREDILSLMHEHRIEKILVVDDAFKLKGMITVKDYQKAQDKPDACKDEQGRLRVGAAVGVGAGTDERIAALVEAGVDVLLIDTSHGHSQGVIDRVAATRQAYPDLQIVAGNVATAEGAIALADAGVDAVKVGIGPGSICTTRIVTGCGVPQITAISDAVEGLKGRDIPVIADGGIRFSGDIVKALVAGASCVMVGSMLAGTEEAPGEVELYQGRYYKSYRGMGSLGAMDQKEGSSDRYFQKSNQADKLVPEGIEGRVAYKGPIATIIHQQVGGLRSAMGLTGCATIEELNTKPQFVRVTSAGMGESHVHDVQITKEAPNYRLG